A window from Nycticebus coucang isolate mNycCou1 chromosome X, mNycCou1.pri, whole genome shotgun sequence encodes these proteins:
- the LOC128576667 gene encoding crk-like protein produces the protein MSSARFDSSDRSTWYMGPVSRQEAQTLLQGQRYGTFLVRDSSTRPGSYVLSVSENSQVSHYLINSLPKRRFKIGHQEFDHLPALLEFYKTHYLNTTTLIEPATRYTSPPMGSVSAPNLRTAGGNLEYVRTLYDFLGNDAEDLPFKKGEILMIIEKPEEQWWTARNKDGRVGMIPVPYVAKLVRSSPHEKHGSRNSNTYGIPESAHAYAQPQTTTPLPAVSSTPGAAINPSLSTQNGPNSAKAIQEGVPCAYDKTALALEVGDIVKVTRMNTNGQWEGEVIGRKGLFPVTHVKIIDPQNPNENE, from the coding sequence ATGTCGTCTGCAAGGTTCGATTCCTCAGACCGCTCCACCTGGTACATGGGACCTGTGTCTCGGCAGGAGGCGCAAACGCTGCTCCAGGGACAACGCTACGGCACGTTTCTAGTCCGCGACTCGTCCACCCGCCCCGGGAGCTACGTGTTGTCTGTGTCAGAGAACTCACAGGTCTCTCACTACCTCATCAATTCACTGCCCAAACGGCGTTTTAAGATTGGGCATCAAGAGTTCGACCATTTGCCTGCCCTGCTGGAATTTTACAAGACCCACTACCTGAACACTACCACCCTAATCGAGCCTGCGACCAGGTATACAAGCCCACCAATGGGATCTGTGTCTGCACCTAACCTGCGTACAGCAGGAGGAAATCTGGAATATGTACGGactctttatgattttcttggGAATGATGCCGAAGACTTGCCCTTTAAAAAGGGTGAGATCCTAATGATAATAGAGAAGCCTGAAGAACAGTGGTGGACTGCCCGGAACAAGGATGGCCGGGTTGGGATGATTCCTGTCCCTTACGTTGCAAAGCTTGTGAGATCCTCACCACATGAAAAGCATGGAAGTAGGAATTCCAACACTTACGGGATCCCTGAATCTGCTCATGCATATGCTCAACCTCAGACCACAACTCCTCTACCTGCAGTTTCCAGTACTCCTGGGGCAGCTATCAACCCTTCGCTATCCACACAGAATGGACCTAACTCTGCAAAAGCAATCCAGGAAGGAGTACCCTGTGCTTATGACAAGACCGCCTTGGCATTAGAGGTCGGTGACATTGTGAAAGTCACAAGGATGAATACAAATGGCCAGTGGGAAGGCGAGGTGATTGGGCGCAAAGGGCTTTTTCCCGTTACACACGTCAAAATCATTGACCCTCAAAACCCAAATGAAAATGAGTGA